The sequence below is a genomic window from Draconibacterium halophilum.
GGAAGAAAAAAAGTTGTTGTGGTTGGAAACAATTAAAACATTAGCTTATGAACTTTAACTTTTATAAGAATGCATTAGGAACAGTAACCCTCGCGTTGCTGCTTGTCATTGCTGTACATGGTTTTTCCCAGAACAGTAATCCTGAAAACAGCGAAGACATTTACCGTGATTTTAAAACCGAACTGATGTGGAAAGCCAATGTAAAAATTGGTACGATGATAAATGTTGGCAAAAGTAAACGCGGAACACGTCGGGTGATTCCGATTACCGGTGGCACATTTAGCGGACCAAAAATAAAGGGCGAAGTTCTGCCCGGTGGTGAAGACTGGCAATTGGTGCGTCCCGATGGCGATACCGAACTGTATGCCCGTTATTTGATGAAAACAGATGATGGAACAGTACTGCAAATTTTAAACAAAGCATTAATGCATGCTCCTGCACAAGGAGAGGAAGGTGGCTTTTATGTGAAATCGGTAATCGATATTGAAGCGCCAATAGAAAGTTCATACGAATATTTAAACCACGCTATATTTTTAGGAACACTTGAAATGCCTCAGTTAAAACCCAATGAAGCGCCTTATGTGATTATTGGCGTTTACAAGGTTTTGTAAAACAGCTTGGTCTGGCTAAAATAGCGTAGACATAAAATTTAGACCAGTAAAACGTATTAGCATGAATAAACTGATTTACCTGATTCTTATGGCTTCTTTTGTACTTGGTACAAGCAAGTATTCAAAAGCTCAGTCCAAATTATATTCAAACGAATTTCCTTTAGGTGACGTTAAGCTGCTGGATGGCCCGTTTAAAAAAGCACGCGATTTGAATATTGAAGTTTTGCTTCAATACGATGCAGATCGTTTTTTGGCACCGTACCGCAAAGAAGCAGGTTTGAAACCCCGTAAGCCAACCTATCCGAACTGGGACGGATTGGATGGCCATGTTGGCGGACATTATCTCTCGGCTATGGCAATGAACTACGCCGCAACAGGCAATAACGAGTGTAAGCGCCGAATGGATTATATGCTGAAAGAACTAAAAGAATGCCAGGAAGCCAATGCCATAAATAATCCCGAATGGGGAGTTGGTTATGCCGGCGGTTTCCCGAATAGTGCTAAGCTTTGGTCAACATTCAAAAAAGGTGATTTTGGAATTTATTTTGGATCGTGGGCTCCCTTTTACAACCTGCATAAAATGTATGCAGGCTTGCGCGATGCCTGGCTTTATGGCGAAAGCGAAATCGCGAAAGATATGTTTCTGAATTTCTGCGACTGGGGAATTGATCTTACTGCAGATTTGTCGGACGAGCAAATGGAAACAATGCTGGGCATGGAGCATGGAGGAATGAACGAAGTTTACGCCGATGCCTACCAGATTACCGGCGATGAAAAATACCTGAATGCAGCAAAACGCTATTCACATAATGAATTTTTGGAGCCTTTATCAAAAGATATCGATAATCTTGATAATCACCATGCAAATACGCAGATCCCAAAATTTATTGGTTTCGGGCGTATAGCCGAGCTAGATGATAATGAACAATACCTGGAGGCGGCACGCTTTTCATGGGAAACTATTACCCAAAACCGGTCGCTGGCATTTGGCGGAAACAGCCGCCGCGAGCACTTTCCAAGCGAAACTTCGTGTATCGATTTTGTACATGTAAACGACGGGCCTGAGTCCTGTAACTCGTATAACATGCTCAAACTTACCGAAGATTTATTCCGTGTTTATCCCGAGGCCAAATATGCTGATTATTACGAACGTACTATGTTCAACCATATTCTTTCCACACAACACCCCGGGCACGGCGGTTATGTGTATTTTACTCCGGCGCGCCCTCGTCATTACCGGGTGTATTCGGCACCAAACGAGGCTATGTGGTGTTGTGTAGGCACCGGAATGGAAAACCACGGGCAGTACAATCGTTTTATTTATGCGCATGCTGATGACGATTTGTACCTGAATTTGTTTGTGGCTTCCGAACTTAACTGGAAAGAAAAAGGTATTCAGCTAAAACAGGAAACAACTTTCCCTTATGCAGAGCAAACCAAACTTACCATTACAAAAGGCGCATCAGCCTTCAACCTAAAAGTAAGGTATCCGGCTTGGGTAAAAGAAGGAGCACTAAAAATTAAAGTTAATGGCGAAGTGCTTGAATATGATGCTCAACCTTCATCATACATTACTATCCAGCGAACTTGGAAAAAAGGCGATGAAGCAGAAATTGAATTGCCCATGCAAAGTACCATCGAACATTTACCCAACGTGCCCGAATACGTAGCTTTTATGCACGGGCCAATTTTACTGGGAGCAAAAACCGGAACCGAAGATTTGAGAGGATTGATTGCTGGCGATGGTCGCTGGGGACAATACTCAAGTGGCGAATATTTACCGGTGGATAAGGCACCTATTCTGGTGGAAAACGATATGGAGAATCTGGGTGACAAACTGGAGCCGGTTAAAGGGAATCCGCTTCATTTTAAGCTAAATGTGAAGATGGTGAACCCGATGGATTTGACGCTTGAACCGTTTAGCCAGATTCACGATTCAAGATACATGATGTATTGGCTGGCTTTAACCAACGATGGCTATCAGGCTTATGTGGATTCGCTTGCAGCCAACGAACAGGCAATGCTGGCCATCGAAAAACGAACTGTTGATTATGTCGCTACCGGCGAACAACAGCCTGAAACCGATCATGACATGCAACAGGAAAGATCGAGATCGGGAAATAACCAAAACCAATTCTACCGCGAGGCTTTTGGTGGTGGTTATTTTAGTTACGATTTTGCTACCAACTCCGAAACGAACCTGAGTTTGTTCGTGCGTTACTGGGGAGCAGAGTGGGGAGGCCGCAAATTCAATATCTATATCGACGACGAAAAACTGGTAACTGAAGACAATACCGGGCGTTGGGAGATCTCCGCCTTTCAGGATGTTGTGTATAAAATCCCCAATTCGATGGTTGAGGGCAAAAACAATGTACGAATAAAATTTGAAGCACTTCCCGGAAGTACGGCTGGAGCCGTCTATGAGATTCGCCTAATACAGGCTGAACCGAAATAACAAGAAAGATATTATCGAGAATTAAATTGTAAGATCATGAAAAAATACACCACTATTCTACTGATTCTAGTACTGTCGGCCTTTCAATTTGGTGTGGTACAAGCACAAAAAGCCACTAATCCCATTATCTATGCCGATGTCCCTGATGTTTCGATGATTCGCGTTGGCGATAATTACTACATGAGTAGTACCACCATGCACATGGCGCCGGGAGTACCGATTATGAAATCGAAGGATCTGGTAAACTGGGAAATGGTGAGCTACGCACACGACACACTGGCAGACATTGATCCGCTTAACCTGGATAATGAAAAACGTGCTTATGGAAAAGGATCGTGGGCAAGCTGTATCCGTTCCCACAATAATAGGTATTATGTGTCAACCTTTTCGAGCACAACCGGTAAAACATATGTTTTCTCAACAAAAGATATTGAAAAAGGTGAATGGAAACGACACGAATTTTCTCCAAGTTTACACGACAATACCTTGTTTTTCGACGACGATGGCAAAATTTATATGATTTGGGGTGCCGGAAAACTAATGATTGCCGAACTGGAACCCGATTTTTCAGGAGTTAAGGAAGGAACCGAAAAAGTACTGATTGAAAATGCGAGTGCTCCGGCAGGAAAGAATATCATGCTTCCCGCAGAAGGTTCGCAACTTTTTAAGGTAAATGGAAAATATTACCTGTTCAACATTACCTGGCCGCGCGGGAGCATGCGTTCGGTTGTTATTCACCGGGCCGATAATATAAATGGCCCGTGGGAAGGCCGCCTGGCATTGCAGGATAAAGGTGTTGCGCAGGGCGGAATAATTGATACTCCGGATGGGAAATGGTTCTCTTTTCTTTTCCGCGATAATGGTTCGGTAGGCCGCATTCCGTACTTAGTGCCTGTAAAATGGGAAGATGGATGGCCTGTTTTGGGTGTTGATGGAAAAGTTCCCGATGAACTGGATTTACCGGCAAGCAAAGGTTTGATTCCCGGAATTGTAAACTCCGATGAATTTACCCGCAAAAAGAATGATCCAGATTTGCCGCTGGTTTGGCAGTGGAATCACAACCCAGTGAATGAGCTTTGGTCGGTACGCGACCGCAAAGGTTATTTACGGCTTACCACCGGGCGTGTTGACGATAGCTTTGTATATGCCCGGAACACCCTTACTCAGCGAACTTTTGGGCCGGTAAGTTCGGCCAATACATTAATGGATGCCTCAGAAATGAAAGATGGCGATTATGCCGGATTGTGTGCCTTGCAAAGAAAATACGGACAAGTGGGTGTAAAAATGACCGGTGGCGAGAAATTCATTTACATGATCAGCAACGAAACCGATACCCCGGTTGAAATGGAAAGTCTTCCACTCACCAAAGATGAAGTGTATTTTAAAATCGACTGCGACTACCGCGACAGAAAAGATATTGCCCGGTTTTATTACAGCCTCGACGGAAAAACATGGACAGCAATTGGCGACCCGCTAAAAATGGAATATACTTTAATGGAGCATTTTATGGGCTATCGTTTTGGGCTGTTTAACTATGCCACGAAGAATACAGGAGGATACGTAGATTTTGACTATTTCAGAGTCAGCGATCAGATTTCAGAATAGCAATAAATTCGAATATTAAAACTAAATCAAAATACTGTAAAACAATGATACTTAAAACTTACACGCTTATACTGGCTGCTCTATTGGTAGTTCAGTTAAATGGATTTTCGCAGGATCCTAATTTTCATATTTATCTCTGCTTCGGGCAGTCGAATATGGAAGGAAATGCACGTATCGAAGCGCAGGATACTGTTGATGTAAATCCCCGTTTTCAGGTAATGTCTACCATCGATTGCTCCGAACTGGGCAGAACAAAAGGAAGCTGGTACACGGCTGTACCGCCTTTATGCCGTTGCAAAACAGGTTTAACGCCTGCCGATTATTTTGGCAGAACACTTGTCGAAAATCTGCCAAAACATATCAAGGTTGGTGTAATTAATGTTGCCGTTGGCGGTTGTAAAATTGAATTGTTCGACAAGGATAGTTGCGAATCGTATGTGGAAACTGCTCCATTTTGGATGAAGGGCATGTTAAAACCTTACGAGAACGATCCTTATGCCCGTCTGGTTGAAATGGCAAAACTGGCTCAAAAAGATGGTGTAATTACAGGTATTTTGTTACATCAGGGCGAATCGAATACCGGCGATTCATTATGGACTGAGAAAGTTAAAATTGTCTACGAAAACCTTGTTGCCGATTTGGGGCTTCAGGCCGACAATGTGCCTTTGCTGGCCGGTGAAGTGGTTGGCGATGATCAGAATGGACAGTGTGCAAGTATGAATAAAATTATTGCCACGCTACCCGATGTAATTCCAAATGCGTATGTAATCCCTTCGGTTGGATGCCCGCAACGTGGCGATGGCCTGCACTTTACCGCCGAAGGTTACCGCATGTTAGGGAAACGCTATGGCGAAAAAATGCTGTCGCTTTTACTTGAAAGTGATCAGTAAAACAGAAACTTCTGGACCCGATTTCAAAATACCCTTTAAATAATTTTTTAGCAATAATTATGAATTTCAGACAATACTCAATCCTCATTTTAATCCTATTTTCGTTGTTTGCACTGGCTTTTATTCCACAAAGCCAAATGGCAAAACAACCGATTTATCTCAACACGGCTTACTCGTTTAAAGAGCGGGCCATCGACCTTGTTTCGCGGATGACTCCCGAAGAAAAACAAAGTCAGTTGGGAAATACCATGCCACCGATTCCGCGGCTCGGCGTAAACCATTACGATGTGTGGGGCGAAGCACTGCATGGAATAATGGGACGGAACAACAACAGCGGAATGACAGCCACTTCGTTTCCAAATAGTGTAGCCGTGGGCTCAACCTGGGATCCGGAGCTGATTAAACGCGAAACAAAAGTAATTTCCGACGAGGCGCGTGGGTTTAACCACGACCTGATTTTTACGCTGACTTACTGGTCGCCGGTAATTGAACCGGCCCGTGACCCGCGTTGGGGAAGAACTGCCGAAACTTTTGGCGAAGATCCGTTTCTGGTTTCTGAAATCGGAAAAGGATTTATTCAGGGTTTAATGGGCGACGACCCCACATACCTGAAAACGGTACCATGCGGAAAACATTATTTTGCCAATAATACTGAGTTTAACCGGCATTCAGGCAGCTCGGATATGGACGACCGCGATATGCGCGAGTTTTACCTGCTTCCTTACCGGACGCTAATTCGAGACTACAATTTACCTTCGATAATGACCGCTTATGGCGCTGTTAACGGCGTTCCCATGTCGGCTAGTAAATTCTTGGTAGATACGATAGCGCGAAAAACCTACGGAATGGACGGATACGTTACAGGCGACTGCGGTGCAATCGACGATATCGTTCGCGGCCATCATTTTACTGAAAGTTACGAAGAAGCAGCGGCGCTGGGTTTAAAAGCCGGAGTTGACACCGACTGTGGTGGTGTGTATCAAAACCATGCTTTGAATGCTTTGGAAAAAGGTATGCTTGCTCAAGCCGATATCGATAAAGCACTGATTAATATATTTACCACCAGAATGCGTTTGGGCGAGTTTGACCCCGCAGAAATTGTACCGTACGCAGGTATAAAACCGGATATTGTAAATGATCCTTCGCACAACGATCTGGCCATTGAAATAGCTACAAAAACACCGGTTCTGCTAAAAAATGAGGTAACGGTTAAACCTGCCGAAAAAGCATTGCCGCTTAATACCAAACACATCAAAAAAATTGCGGTACTGGGGCCACAGGCCGATAAGGTGGAACTTGGAGATTACTCGGGGCCAATTGAACCTCATTTAAGCATCTCGCCGCTTTTAGGTATTCAGAATTATATTAAAGAACATAACCTCGACATTGAAGTGGTTTCTGCATCAACGGGAAATACGGATAGAAATACCGATTTTCTGACCATGAACAGTTTCTCCACCGTACGAAACGGCGAAGTAGTGGCCGAATTCGATGCTACAAAATATGATGATTCGGCACCTGGATTAATTGTGGCTGCACGTTTTGGACGAACCTCAATTCGCGGTGTAAAAGATGGCGACTGGACAGCTTACGACAATGTGGATATTACCGACGTCGATTCCATCCGCTTTAACGTGGCTGCCTCCGGAAACGGTGGTTTGCTTGAAGTGCGTGTTAGCTCGGCAACCGGAAATATTCTGGCAACGCAAAAAATTGAGGCCGTTCAGCAAAGCGGTGGATTCCGGGGATTTTCCCGTCCGCAAAATGTGGCGGTAAAAATCAATACGCTGGGAATTTCAGGGCCGCAAACGCTGGTACTGGTTTACCGCGAAGCCGAAAGTCCTGCAACCGATCAGGAAACACTTGAAATGGCTGCTACTGCCGATGTGGTGCTGGTTTTTGTGGGAACCGATCAAACTACCGGCCGCGAAGAATCTGACCGCTTTGCCATTACATTACCCGGAAATCAGAATAAACTCATCGATGCTGTGGCTGCCGAAAATCCAAACACCATTGTGGTGATGCAAACCATGGGAATGGTAGAAGTGGAGCAGTTTAAAAACAACCCGAATATTCCCGCAATTGTCTGGACCGGCTACAACGGGCAGGCACAGGGAACCGCGATGGCGCGCATTTTATTTGGCGATGTAAATCCCGGTGGAAAATTGAATGTTACCTGGCATAAATCGTTAAACGACTTGCCCGGATTTAACGACTACACCTTGCGTGGCGATGGCTCGAACGGAAGAACTTACTGGTATTTTGATAAACCGGTTTCGTATGAATTTGGTTATGGATTGTCGTACACCACTTTCGAATACAAACGGTTCAGTATCAGCAAAACAAGGCTAACGCCTCACGATAAGGTTACCGTAAGTGTTGATGTGAAAAACACAGGCGCGGTTGACGGAGACGAAGTGGTGCAGGTATATGTTAAAACACCCGACAGTCCGGCAGAATTGGAGCGCCCGATAAAACGTCTGAAAGGATTTAAACGCGTAACCATTCCGGCAGGGCAGACAAAACGTGTTTCGATTGATATCGATTGCGACGACCTTTGGTTTTGGGATGCCGAAGCCGGTAAAATTACCTTCGACCAGGGACGTTATATTTTCGAAATCGGGGCATCGTCAAAAGACATAAAAGCCGAACTGGAGACGATTATGAGCGGCGAGTACAAACCGGTGTTAACAACCGTAGTTGCAGAAAGCGACAAGGTTATCCTGCGCCCCGGAAATACAGCACAAACGAGTGTGACCGCTGCTATGTCGGACGATAGTTTTTACGATATTTCGAAAGCTGAAATTGAATACAAAAGCAATAATCCGGCTGTGGTAAGCGTGGATGAAACCGGCAAAGTTACCGCTACCGGAGTAGGTGTTGCATCGGTATTTGCTTATGTAACTGTTGACGGGGTAACCGAATCAAGCAGCTTTCCTGTAAAAGTAATGCCCGACCTCAACCCGAAATCAATTTTGGTAAACGGCAAGCCCATCGAAAGCTTCGATAAAGAAGTAAAAGCTTACAGTTATCTGCTTAAAGATAAAACCAAAGTGCCTGAATTGGAAGCAACTGCCGCTGGGAACGGAATTACTGTTGATATTCAGCAGGCAAAACAAATTCCCGGAACTGCAGTGGTGAAATTTATCGACAACATCACACTCGAAACCAACACGTACTATTTCAATTTTGATGTGGAAGCCGTAAGCGACGAGTTTAATGGCGCTGTTGGAAGTCAGTGGCATTGGATCAGGGAAAATGCTGCAACACACAGCTTTTCGGCAAACGATGGCAGCCTGACCATTACCAGCGAAGTTGGCGATGTTTCAGAAGGTACCAACAATGCCAAAAACATTCTGCTGCAAAGCGCCAATAACGACTGGACAGTGGAAACAAAACTGACGGCTTCACGGATGCCTTCTCAACCTGAAAATACAGGGATTCTGGCCTATCAGGACGATGATAATTTTGTGAAACTCATGTTCCGTGCGGTAATAAAAACCACACGGCAAAGAGAACCGCAACCCGGAACCATCGATTTGATGATGGAAGAAAACGGGATTGCAAAATCGCTGGCTTCTTTCAATTTGAAAACCGAAATCACCGGCGACCAGGCCTTGGTAATTAAACTTGATAAAAAAGGAAGCATTTATACTGCTTCGTACTCGTTGGATGGCGAAAATTTCGAAATCCTGGGAACGGCAGATTTGGCATTAAAAGACATAAAAGCAGGTTTAATGGTAGGCGACGGGATTATTACCGGCTATATGAAAAGTACGTTCTGGTTTGATTCCGACACAACGAAACCGGATTCGCCGTTTGACGTGGCTTTCGATTATTTCCGGATTACAAACAGTGGACTAAAACAGTAAAAATAAACTTTCAACAAACAAATTATGATGTCTAAATTTTTAAAAATATTCGTTATTCTTTTGATGGCCAGCGGAATTTGTTTCGCACAATCGTCATCAGAAGTAGTGGAGGATTTTAAACCCTCGTCAGTAAATCAGCCCGGAAAGGAGTACCCCATGGTAAATTCCGAAGGACGGGTACGCGTTCAAATTTCTGCGCCTGAAGCTGAAAAAGTGCAACTTGATATCAGCGCAGTGAAATACGATTTGGTAAAAGATGAAAACGGAGTGTGGACCGGCGAATCGGCACCACAAGACGAAGGTTTTCACTACTACCAGCTTTGGGTTGACGGAGCCGCTGTTCCCGATCCAAACAGCTTGTATTTTTACGGAGCCAGCCGATGGGGAAGTGGTATTGAAATTCCGGCGCACGACCAGGAGTTTTATGCCTTGAAAAATGTTCCGCATGGAGAAGTTCGTGAGCTACAGTATTTCTCTGAAAGCAACAATACCATGCGCAGGTGTTTTGTTTACACGCCTCCGGGTTACGACGAAAATCCTGAAAAACGCTATCCGGTGTTGTACCTGCAACATGGTGGTGGCGAAAACGAAACAGGCTGGTCGAGCCAGGGGCATGCAGGGTTGATAATGGACAACCTGATTGCCGAAGGAAAAGCCGTTTCGTTTATCATTGTTATGGACAACGGAAACTGGGCAATGCCAAGGCCACCGCGTAACCGCGAAGGTGGCGAGCGCCCGCGCACATGGCCACCCGAAGGTTGGGCCGATGGTTTTATGAATACCTTGCTGAAAGATATTATTCCGATGATTGATGGAAAATACCGTACCCTGGCTGATGCCGAAAACCGTGCCATGGCCGGATTGTCGATGGGTGGAATGCAGACACGTGTAATAGCGCTGGCCAATCCCGATGTGTTTTCGCATGTGGGAATGTTTAGCGGTGGCAGCATCACCATGGCCGACATTGAGCAACATCCTGATTTTAAGGAAAAAGTAGAATTGCTTTTCGTCAGCTACGGAAGCCGCGAGATTGAAAATCCGCGCCCCGGACCATGGGGAGATCCAAAGGAAAATACCGAAGCACTTAAAAAGGCCGGTATGAACACCCATTTTTATGTGTCGCCCGGAACTGCACACGAATGGCACTCTTGGCGTCGCAGCCTTTATCAGTTTGCTCAACTGGTATTTAAAAACTAAAACCATTTAAAACTTCAAAACTAAGTTTATGAAACGATATTCTTTTATTTTAACGGTATTACTGGCCTTCTCTGCTGTAATTGCCATGGCGCAAACAGCAGAACAAACAGTAGTTGAGGATTTTAAACCCTCTTCCGTAAATCAGCCCGGAAAGGAATATCCCATGGTAAATTCCGAAGGACGGGTACGCGTTCAAATTTCTGCGCCTGAAGCTGAGAAAGTGCAACTTGATATCAGCGCAGTAAAATACGATTTGGTAAAAGATGAAAACGGTGTGTGGACCGGCGAATCGGCACCACAAGACGAAGGTTTTCACTACTACCAGCTTTGGGTTGACGGAGCCGCTGTTCCCGATCCAAACAGCTTGTATTTTTACGGCGCAAGCCGATGGGGAAGTGGTATTGAAATTCCTGCTCACGACCAGGAGTTTTATGCCTTGAAAAATGTTCCGCACGGCGAGGTACGCGAGCTACAGTATTTCTCGGAAAGCAACAATACCATGCGCAGGTGTTTTGTTTACACGCCTCCGGGTTACGACGAAAATCCTGAAAAACGCTATCCGGTGTTGTATCTGCAACATGGTGGTGGCGAAAACGAAACAGGCTGGTCGAGCCAGGGACACGCAGGTTTGATAATGGACAACCTGATTGCCGAAGGAAAAACCGTTCCGTTTATCATTGTTATGGACAACGGAAACTGGGCAATGCCAAGGCCACCGCGTAACCGCGAAGGTGGCGAGCGCCCGCGCACATGGCCACCCGAAGGTTGGGCCGATGGTTTTATGAATACCTTGCTGAAAGATATTATTCCGATGATTGATGGAAAATACCGTACCCTGGCTGATGCCGAAAACCGTGCCATGGCCGGATTGTCGATGGGTGGTATGCAAACACGTGTGATAACGCTGGCCAATCCCGATGTGTTTTCGCATGTGGGAATGTTTAGCGGTGGCAGCATCACCATGGAAGACGTTGAGCAAAATCCTGATTTTAAGGAAAAAGTAAAACTGCTTTTCGTTAGCTACGGAAGCCGAGAGATTGAAAATCCGCGCCCCGGACCATGGGGAGATCCAAAAGAAAATACCGAAGCACTTAAAAAGGCCGGTATGAACACCCATTTTTATGTGTCGCCCGAAACTGCCCACGAATGGCAAAGCTGGCGCCGCAGCCTTTATCAGTTTGCACCTTTATTATTCAAAAACTAAAAACATGCTGGTAGAATTAGTAAAGAAAAGCTAAAAACCAGACTTCGACTTCGCTCAGCCTGACTGTCACAGTGAGCGAAGTCAAGCTGTGAACCAATGGCTTGAGAATTAATTCTGCCAATCAATAGTAAACTATCAACTGTAATATATAATCTAAAAAACATGAAAAAATATATTTCAACACTAATAGTGTTCTTTGTTTTCTCACTAACGCTGTGTGTAGCTCAAAGCGAAAAACCGGCCATAAAAGAAGATTTTAAACCTTCAGTTTTAAACCAGCCCGGAAAAGAATATCCCATGGTAAACTCGCAGGGATACGCTCGTTTCCGAATTGAAGCGCCCGAAGCACAAAGTGTGGTGGTGAGCCTTGGTTTGGGTGGAACAAGAGGCGGAACTCCGCTTACAAAAAACGACGATGGCGTTTGGATGGGAACCACTGCCGGACCAATGGACGAAGGTTTTCATTATTACCATGTAACCATCGATGGTGGTGTTTTTAACGATCCGGGTGCATTGAACTACTACGGTTCGGTTCGTTGGGAGAGTGGTATTGAAATTCCGGCACACGACCAGGATTTTTATGCCCTGAAAAATGTTCCCCACGGACATG
It includes:
- a CDS encoding DUF3237 family protein codes for the protein MNFNFYKNALGTVTLALLLVIAVHGFSQNSNPENSEDIYRDFKTELMWKANVKIGTMINVGKSKRGTRRVIPITGGTFSGPKIKGEVLPGGEDWQLVRPDGDTELYARYLMKTDDGTVLQILNKALMHAPAQGEEGGFYVKSVIDIEAPIESSYEYLNHAIFLGTLEMPQLKPNEAPYVIIGVYKVL
- a CDS encoding glycoside hydrolase family 127 protein; amino-acid sequence: MNKLIYLILMASFVLGTSKYSKAQSKLYSNEFPLGDVKLLDGPFKKARDLNIEVLLQYDADRFLAPYRKEAGLKPRKPTYPNWDGLDGHVGGHYLSAMAMNYAATGNNECKRRMDYMLKELKECQEANAINNPEWGVGYAGGFPNSAKLWSTFKKGDFGIYFGSWAPFYNLHKMYAGLRDAWLYGESEIAKDMFLNFCDWGIDLTADLSDEQMETMLGMEHGGMNEVYADAYQITGDEKYLNAAKRYSHNEFLEPLSKDIDNLDNHHANTQIPKFIGFGRIAELDDNEQYLEAARFSWETITQNRSLAFGGNSRREHFPSETSCIDFVHVNDGPESCNSYNMLKLTEDLFRVYPEAKYADYYERTMFNHILSTQHPGHGGYVYFTPARPRHYRVYSAPNEAMWCCVGTGMENHGQYNRFIYAHADDDLYLNLFVASELNWKEKGIQLKQETTFPYAEQTKLTITKGASAFNLKVRYPAWVKEGALKIKVNGEVLEYDAQPSSYITIQRTWKKGDEAEIELPMQSTIEHLPNVPEYVAFMHGPILLGAKTGTEDLRGLIAGDGRWGQYSSGEYLPVDKAPILVENDMENLGDKLEPVKGNPLHFKLNVKMVNPMDLTLEPFSQIHDSRYMMYWLALTNDGYQAYVDSLAANEQAMLAIEKRTVDYVATGEQQPETDHDMQQERSRSGNNQNQFYREAFGGGYFSYDFATNSETNLSLFVRYWGAEWGGRKFNIYIDDEKLVTEDNTGRWEISAFQDVVYKIPNSMVEGKNNVRIKFEALPGSTAGAVYEIRLIQAEPK
- a CDS encoding glycoside hydrolase family 43 protein, with protein sequence MKKYTTILLILVLSAFQFGVVQAQKATNPIIYADVPDVSMIRVGDNYYMSSTTMHMAPGVPIMKSKDLVNWEMVSYAHDTLADIDPLNLDNEKRAYGKGSWASCIRSHNNRYYVSTFSSTTGKTYVFSTKDIEKGEWKRHEFSPSLHDNTLFFDDDGKIYMIWGAGKLMIAELEPDFSGVKEGTEKVLIENASAPAGKNIMLPAEGSQLFKVNGKYYLFNITWPRGSMRSVVIHRADNINGPWEGRLALQDKGVAQGGIIDTPDGKWFSFLFRDNGSVGRIPYLVPVKWEDGWPVLGVDGKVPDELDLPASKGLIPGIVNSDEFTRKKNDPDLPLVWQWNHNPVNELWSVRDRKGYLRLTTGRVDDSFVYARNTLTQRTFGPVSSANTLMDASEMKDGDYAGLCALQRKYGQVGVKMTGGEKFIYMISNETDTPVEMESLPLTKDEVYFKIDCDYRDRKDIARFYYSLDGKTWTAIGDPLKMEYTLMEHFMGYRFGLFNYATKNTGGYVDFDYFRVSDQISE
- a CDS encoding sialate O-acetylesterase, translating into MILKTYTLILAALLVVQLNGFSQDPNFHIYLCFGQSNMEGNARIEAQDTVDVNPRFQVMSTIDCSELGRTKGSWYTAVPPLCRCKTGLTPADYFGRTLVENLPKHIKVGVINVAVGGCKIELFDKDSCESYVETAPFWMKGMLKPYENDPYARLVEMAKLAQKDGVITGILLHQGESNTGDSLWTEKVKIVYENLVADLGLQADNVPLLAGEVVGDDQNGQCASMNKIIATLPDVIPNAYVIPSVGCPQRGDGLHFTAEGYRMLGKRYGEKMLSLLLESDQ
- a CDS encoding glycoside hydrolase family 3 C-terminal domain-containing protein, with product MNFRQYSILILILFSLFALAFIPQSQMAKQPIYLNTAYSFKERAIDLVSRMTPEEKQSQLGNTMPPIPRLGVNHYDVWGEALHGIMGRNNNSGMTATSFPNSVAVGSTWDPELIKRETKVISDEARGFNHDLIFTLTYWSPVIEPARDPRWGRTAETFGEDPFLVSEIGKGFIQGLMGDDPTYLKTVPCGKHYFANNTEFNRHSGSSDMDDRDMREFYLLPYRTLIRDYNLPSIMTAYGAVNGVPMSASKFLVDTIARKTYGMDGYVTGDCGAIDDIVRGHHFTESYEEAAALGLKAGVDTDCGGVYQNHALNALEKGMLAQADIDKALINIFTTRMRLGEFDPAEIVPYAGIKPDIVNDPSHNDLAIEIATKTPVLLKNEVTVKPAEKALPLNTKHIKKIAVLGPQADKVELGDYSGPIEPHLSISPLLGIQNYIKEHNLDIEVVSASTGNTDRNTDFLTMNSFSTVRNGEVVAEFDATKYDDSAPGLIVAARFGRTSIRGVKDGDWTAYDNVDITDVDSIRFNVAASGNGGLLEVRVSSATGNILATQKIEAVQQSGGFRGFSRPQNVAVKINTLGISGPQTLVLVYREAESPATDQETLEMAATADVVLVFVGTDQTTGREESDRFAITLPGNQNKLIDAVAAENPNTIVVMQTMGMVEVEQFKNNPNIPAIVWTGYNGQAQGTAMARILFGDVNPGGKLNVTWHKSLNDLPGFNDYTLRGDGSNGRTYWYFDKPVSYEFGYGLSYTTFEYKRFSISKTRLTPHDKVTVSVDVKNTGAVDGDEVVQVYVKTPDSPAELERPIKRLKGFKRVTIPAGQTKRVSIDIDCDDLWFWDAEAGKITFDQGRYIFEIGASSKDIKAELETIMSGEYKPVLTTVVAESDKVILRPGNTAQTSVTAAMSDDSFYDISKAEIEYKSNNPAVVSVDETGKVTATGVGVASVFAYVTVDGVTESSSFPVKVMPDLNPKSILVNGKPIESFDKEVKAYSYLLKDKTKVPELEATAAGNGITVDIQQAKQIPGTAVVKFIDNITLETNTYYFNFDVEAVSDEFNGAVGSQWHWIRENAATHSFSANDGSLTITSEVGDVSEGTNNAKNILLQSANNDWTVETKLTASRMPSQPENTGILAYQDDDNFVKLMFRAVIKTTRQREPQPGTIDLMMEENGIAKSLASFNLKTEITGDQALVIKLDKKGSIYTASYSLDGENFEILGTADLALKDIKAGLMVGDGIITGYMKSTFWFDSDTTKPDSPFDVAFDYFRITNSGLKQ